aataataataataataataataatagtttaaataaataatataccgAGTATATATCCTAGATAGAGAGATCGAGTGATATAGGATGAATGAATCCGGCCGAACAAATTTGAGTTTTATAGACCAGATCCGGGACCCACACCCACAATCACGGAGGGTTCATTAGTAAATGGTACGTAATTGCAGAGCTACTCTGGCCCAATTCACTCGCAAATCATACAATGGCTGCTAACATTtaacttatattttatttatataattaattatatattatattatatttacgtgcatagttaaattgtaatttttactaaaatgactcttacgttgtcactcgactcatgtaccactttcggtttttcgagcgcactttcgtacgtttagaaaactagccttttacgttacgcgacgtgtacctttattaataattagacttaaattaatggaaaactaacccactcaaagtgtaacttaatttttttagtgttttggtcatttacttctataaatcaaagtctcgttatttAACAAAACTTATTTAATGATATTAGTTTAAtttaaaacgttttatgactaaattaaaaaatatatatatacataatatatataggtttgaaatatttTTCCAATAATACAACATTTagattttcaaaactaattatatttcaaagtataatttaagatcatttacataatcgaatatattatatcatataacgtttacgctttaaaacttaatttgataataTTCTTTTATGTAACAATGTTTAtttttaatttccttaaactttctaaataatatatcttaatatctatAGAATCAAAtaaacaaatgttactatcgttttcttaacaaattgaaataatatatttttaataaacacGTTGTTAacacacattgcaagttatttatgtacTTAGTTCTAACAATTACCATTTCCACCTGTTGTATATATTTAattcacgttatttaaacaaaacctTTTTAAATAACAAATTCTATCCTATCGAGAAACGTTTTCGTTTAATAAAGTTAAGTCATATAATACATAAGTCATAATGGTTCCCAGTTTCTAACTTATAGTTCAATCGTGTATCGTAAGGTTAAATCTAAAGGATAATCAAacgtacataatcattttaatgtaacatatcaaatgggtttgtcTAGTCGACTAACCTTATCCCAATTATTCTTTCTATATGATCAATCATTATGAAGTCGAATAATTAACTTATTAACAGCACGAGAAATTTTTTGTAAAATACGTATTAGAgattaaacaggaatctccactaacttttgtctaactatggttaggtgatactttgttcttacttgtaaattactttatcatttattccgaatatcgttaaaaagaaacgatttctcaaattaacgtgggcttcgtaatagagacttgtaatcatgattcaatgtatctaataattcaatcatatgatattatcttttaattccgtcaataactttattgaacaaatatcgaaacaaactcgtttatgtaaagtattatatatttaatactttgttaacgttttcaattaataagtatatattatatacatatcagtatacacataaatattcgtgaatcgttaggcatggtcaaagggtaattgattacatgaatatggatttcaaaactttcgaaactcaatattacagattttgtttatcgtgtcggaaacatataaagattaaagtttaaatttggtcggaaatttctgggtcgtcacacatgaAAAGATTTGGTTTAAGCTATAAACCCTACACATAAAGAGATACTTATGTAACGCTTTCTAAAAACAAAAAGCAAGAAACACAAACAGAAATAGTAATTCCAGCTCTAGTTAATCAAACAATTAACTTATAATCATAACCTAGTTAACACAGAACACTTGGCAAACTTAATGGTTGGCCAGGTAATCTATTTAACTTGAACTTAAACACTAACTTTCCTTCACTTTTTTCTTGTGTACAACGGTTTACAATGTACAACCCGTCGTAAACAAATACCTGCTGATTTTTGCCAACTTTGCGAATTACTCTAACCGGTTTTTTTTCAACCATGCTATGCTTCAAAGCAAGATTACCCCTTTCAAGTTTTTGATCTTCTTGTGGCTTTTTACATCCCAAAAATCCATGTCCCCCGTGACCACAATAAATTAACTTTTCACCACATTCACTCTCGTTCGAGTAACGTTGAGAATCGACAATGCTGATAACAAGATTTTTACCTTGAATATTGGTATAATCTATACCACATAGTAGTTGGCAATGAAGACCAACCATTTGAAGTTGTGATCTGAACCTAAACTTGTCGCCAACTTGAACCCCACATACAGGTCCTAATACCTTTTCATGATCCATCCAATTTAGTCGTTGCTTAACTATCTTCGCAACCTCTTGAGGAAATCGCCAATTTGCAATCTTGTCTTCATTCGGCTTTAACCTATTTTTTTCTTGATAACGAGAGTCGTAAACTTCATTAAATAAGCTCATAGCTATTTTGATCTTTTCACGCTTAGCGAGCTCATTACTTGATGTATTTGCAACATTATCCATTTTCCACTTTTGGGCATTACCATCTTTTGAACACCTTGGGTCCCAAAATTTAACTTTGCTGGCTGGCCTTGAGTCGAGATAAGTCTTTCTTCCCAATTCCCTTGGCTCGCACCTCTTAACTTTATTATTCTCATCAAGATTCGAGTCTACATCGGTTGAATTTATAGAAAGCTTCTTCGCGATTAAAAGATTGGTGGTAACTTTTGGCTTTTCGCCTAGAGAATTTGACATTAATGCTTTAGGCCTTTTGTGATCATCAACCTTGCAACCATTTACATTGTAAAGTGGTCGCTTGATAACTTGCTCAGGCGTCACCATTAAAGGACTGCGATCGCAAACATTTGTCAAGTTGTTAAACGGCTTCCTCCGAGAAACAACACCCACGGTGACTTCTGGTTTTTTGGAGCAACCTTGCTTTGATGATCTGGGATCTCAATATACTACCTTCCCGGCTGGCGACTTACAACCGCCAACAGGAATGTTTCTATCAAAATCAAAATTACTGTTGTTATTCTGAACACGAAAGTTATTCGAGTCCACCAACTTATTGTTGCAATGTGAAGCCATATTCTCTAAACTtgagttattattattgtatatctaAATTTTCTAGCTTCTTCTCAGGTTTGATCCTTGATTATGTTGTTTGAAATTGAGAGCGAAAGAataaataactataactataactactCGTATATATAATATAACGAAATCTTAGCGTTGGTTACCGGTCAACAAATTAATGGCCGTTGGTTACACTCAAAGAcgcagttcaaaaaaaaaaaaaattaacactcAAGAGATAATAACGAGTTAATAGAATCGACCGTTTGAAAATGGTGGAATTCTAAATTTTTTGTAAGGAGTTTGTATTGTATATCGTTAATGATTTTTTACTTTATTTGTCTTATGGTGATTTAATTATTTAACTTAATAATCAAGGGTTTGGAAGCAATAACTGCACTTCAAGACTTTTTTAGGTTATGAACGCTTCTAACGTCCATAttcaaattcaaaatttaaaaatcCCATCCCAACCTTTTCAAGCCTTTTCTAATCCATCTTCAAATGTTGGATCCCTACCCTTTTTTCGGTGGTGGCTGAACGGTGGCTGAACTGTGGCCGGATCTAGGGCTACGACGGAGCAGAAGTTCGAGAGAGGTTTTAAATTAGTTGTTTTATTTATGATTTCAATGTTTTGTACTTGTAATTGTTATTTCTCAAGTGTATGTTTTGTACGTTTTCATCAGATCCATCATCAGTTTGATGAGGTGATTTTTTAATAATATGTTCCTTTTTTCGCTAAAAAAACTGTAATTGGTACTAACATAACTAcaatcaaggttgcaaaattcgctatttggATATAAATCGGTCGGGATTTTGGAACGAGTAATCCGCAATTCGGAAATTAAAtcagggattaatcggattgtattttataaatttaaatattaaattacaaaaattatatgtgCAAACATAGAAAAAATCTATAAACATATATTTtaacaaatttttttaaaattgttaattttgctcaaaaaatatataaagttctagtttaaattcatgttaaaatgttaacaagTCTTAACTTTCACCGACTTTTATTACCTGTTGACTgattaattaaacgaattttgaaaaatcagaacgtATTGCTCCTAAAAATAATTAATCGagaattaatcggcgagtaattggGCTTTTTACAACAGTGACTACAATAATTTGTTTTGATATATtgcaatataaatataaatatgttaatgTAATCGAACAATCTTATGTACCCCATTAGACTCATAAATCGAACAAAAATATGTTTTAATAAGCACAAGAAAAGCACCATCTTATTTGCAACATCTTCATTCTCTTCAATACTTAACTCTTAAGTCTTAACATTTTCAGAATTCCATCGCTCTAAGTAATCGCGTATATAAATGTAATTACCTTTTAATCGCATTAAACTCTTTAGTATTCTGGCCGATAAATCAAATAAGAGTTCTGAATTAATGGGTAACGATTAACATAATGCTTAAATGGTAAACCATACAAGTTATGACTCAATCGATTCAAAAGTCCATCAGTTATTTTCATATTATAAATATTGTTCCAATAAACCATCAATTACAAAATCTGGATATGGTGTTTTCTTTCTTGATTTAAAGACACTACTAGGGCATACATTGCCAGCTCAGCTTCAAGATGTAAGAAACCACACCACTTCAAGTATGCAGTTTCATCAACCAGTAAATATGACAGATTAACTTGCCAAATTATCCTTCTTTCCTGTAAACAAAAGAGTTATATTTAACACATTTTAAGAGCTGAAAATAAAGTAGAGGTGCCAATTTTGACCCACTTACTTGTGAAGGGGTCAAACTGATCTGAAATTTACTTTGCCTCGACATGTTTACTGGTCAAACCTCCATAATCATTCAATTTTTTAAGTTGGATatacgattttttttttcttcattataTACTTAAAAAAGGAGTCAAGGGTGTATAATAGACGACGAAATGTTTGTGTGTTCACTCAACCCGACCCGTGTTACCTCACCCTACCCATTTTGCCACGTCTAACAAAATGTCAACACAGAAGATTGTTTATGCCAACAGTATGAACATACAGAGAAAAGGTTTTACTTCCTCTTTCTTCTATCAATCCCACTCCTTGGGTCATTTTTTACAGGTGGGCCAGAAGGTATCCCATATTGCATTGGTGAGTGTACAGGAGGTGCAGACACAGGAACAGAAGAAGCGGCGGCCATGGTGTTGGTGGCAGGCGGCATAGGTGGCGGTAGAAGCGCATTAGATGGCGGTGCCGCCGTAGGCTCGGGAAGGGGTCTTGGTAATATATGTTTTAGCCGATTATTTCTGTAGTTCTTCCAAAAATAGAACTGCTGCCTGTGTGTTAATTCCTAAAAAATCCATGACATACAAAGAAAATCAGAACAATTTAAAATAAGTAAATTCAAGTAATAAATAATAATGGGCATATTCCATGTTTTCAAACTATTTTTAAGTAACATGGTTTTTACGATCACATTTGTTAACCTAATTATCtatctatatattctatataaATTAAAGAAGATTGGCAAAAAAATGTTAAACCTCTGATATGACTATGCTATCCACACACAAAAAAGGGAAAACAACACAAGGCAATAGGAGAAAGTCAACTAGCAGAGCTACATACACTCAAAAATATTCACATTTCCTTTCTAATTTTATACATATTTGATTATTTATCCATATGGTTTATAAGTATCAATTCAAACGTTGTTATCAAAGAAATTATAGTCATTAGAAACATTAGAAAAGATTCATGATTTCATAACAAATGAGCAAGAACTGACCAGAAAAATGAATAAACAAGTAATTTTTAATGTTGAAACCTTATTTGCCGGATGTGCCATTGCATTACGGAAGCTTGCATTTTGGAGAAGTTCCAGAAAGTAGAGACAATGAGGATACCTGTATTTCTCCAACAATAAAATAtgcatatttaacaaactatttaaCTAAAT
This genomic window from Rutidosis leptorrhynchoides isolate AG116_Rl617_1_P2 chromosome 2, CSIRO_AGI_Rlap_v1, whole genome shotgun sequence contains:
- the LOC139893451 gene encoding mediator of RNA polymerase II transcription subunit 31-like, whose protein sequence is MASGQETNDSLNDHSLPKKVYKDPDDGRQRFLLELEFVQCLANPTYIHYLAQNRYFEDEAFIGYLKYLQYWQRPEYIKFIMYPHCLYFLELLQNASFRNAMAHPANKELTHRQQFYFWKNYRNNRLKHILPRPLPEPTAAPPSNALLPPPMPPATNTMAAASSVPVSAPPVHSPMQYGIPSGPPVKNDPRSGIDRRKRK
- the LOC139889988 gene encoding YDG domain-containing protein At5g47150-like; the protein is MVTPEQVIKRPLYNVNGCKVDDHKRPKALMSNSLGEKPKVTTNLLIAKKLSINSTDVDSNLDENNKVKRCEPRELGRKTYLDSRPASKVKFWDPRCSKDGNAQKWKMDNVANTSSNELAKREKIKIAMSLFNEVYDSRYQEKNRLKPNEDKIANWRFPQEVAKIVKQRLNWMDHEKVLGPVCGVQVGDKFRFRSQLQMVGLHCQLLCGIDYTNIQGKNLVISIVDSQRYSNESECGEKLIYCGHGGHGFLGCKKPQEDQKLERGNLALKHSMVEKKPVRVIRKVGKNQQVFVYDGLYIVNRCTQEKSEGKLVFKFKLNRLPGQPLSLPSVLC